A genome region from Dendropsophus ebraccatus isolate aDenEbr1 unplaced genomic scaffold, aDenEbr1.pat pat_scaffold_1054_ctg1, whole genome shotgun sequence includes the following:
- the LOC138774728 gene encoding coagulation factor XIII B chain-like: IGARCGPPPVVQFGDTLTFSKDSYKSGDSVQYKCPEYYKMNGSSIVRCQNGVWDEAPVCLEPCTARERDMEENNIQLKWIPNRKLYAEHGDSMEFQCKSGYEAPPGTAMRSYCLRGKLSYPKCFRRGFCVLDESAMLTNNINYSVSSIVENGQTITFQCIGELKTEDNLEAKCKQGKISYPKCVASKTCRIDQDELHINDIILDEMLNSDVLYEENDDVYFKCKTGSKKAKGKCSEGKLSYPSCRAQG; the protein is encoded by the exons AAATCGGTGCGCGGTGTGGTCCACCACCAGTAGTACAATTCGGAGACACTTTAACCTTTAGCAAAGATTCCTATAAATCTGGAGACTCTGTGCAATATAAATGCCCAGAATATTATAAAATGAATGGCAGCAGTATTGTGAGATGTCAGAATGGCGTCTGGGATGAAGCACCAGTTTGTTTAG AGCCGTGTACTGCAAGGGAAAGGGACATGGAAGAAAATAATATACAGCTGAAGTGGATACCTAATAGAAAGCTTTATGCTGAACATGGTGACTCCATGGAATTTCAGTGTAAATCTGGATATGAAGCTCCTCCTGGCACTGCAATGAGAAGTTATTGTCTACGAGGGAAGCTAAGTTATCCAAAATGCTTCAGGAGAG gaTTTTGTGTATTAGATGAATCTGCAATGCTTACCAATAATATTAATTACAGTGTAAGCTCTATAGTGGAAAATGGACAAACAATCACATTCCAGTGTATTGGAGAATTGAAGACAGAAGATAACCTGGAAGCCAAATGTAAACAGGGAAAAATAAGTTATCCAAAATGTGTTGCTTCAA AGACGTGTCGCATAGATCAAGATGAGCTTCATATAAATGATATAATATTGGATGAAATGCTTAATAGTGATGTATTGTACGAAGAAAACGATGACGTGTACTTTAAATGTAAGACTGGATCTAAGAAAGCAAAGGGAAAATGTTCCGAAGGAAAACTGTCCTATCCAAGTTGCAGAG cACAAGGATGA